A single window of Alosa alosa isolate M-15738 ecotype Scorff River chromosome 11, AALO_Geno_1.1, whole genome shotgun sequence DNA harbors:
- the elapor2a gene encoding endosome/lysosome-associated apoptosis and autophagy regulator family member 2 isoform X2, protein MDQTSDKKWIRKTANGEWGTHTVNLKSGANVLYWRTTGIMVGAKVVKPVLLKNIQIEGVAYTSECFPCKPGTFSHEPGSSSCEPCPRDTYSGRGASSCTSCNQDSHYSSEGSAFCKAKPPCSQKDYFQIHTPCDSEGKTQIIYKWIEPKICLDDMKGAVTLPPSGERKPCPPCNPGFYNNDTATCSPCPQGTYSEGSKECQSCPAGTEPVLGYEYKWWNVLPANMKTSCFNVGNNKCDGMNGWEVAGDHIRSGTGGSDNDYLILNLRVPGFKLPTSAIGSTGNEFGRITFVFETICSADCELYFMMDVNRKSTNVVESWEGSKDKQSYTHIMNMNASVSYTWAFQRTNQATDARQYVNDIVKIYSITVTNALDGVSSSCRACALVSQHSGSSCVPCPAGYYIDKDTNRCQECPPNTYLSGHQIYGREACLPCGPGSKSNKEHSVCYSDCSFSHMEQNKTFVYDFSALNTVGSIMNGPSFTSKGTKYFHQFNISLCGAEGQRAAVCTDNVTDLSNKESQSGEATELASAVESFICQSTIIPADGRGFRTALSSQSISLADIFLGASVESTLDGVTVRADLFPETSKKVPDVNFFYRSPQSTASCDNGRHAVVTLRCNPVKSARGELSVPSQCPAGTCDGCTFNFLWESASACPRCTEADYHEIEGACKGGVQDTHYVWNEPRLCTGGVLLPEKKTWPCEAIDFWLKVGAGVGAFCAVLLISLTCYFWKKNKRLEYKYSRLVMSANKECELPAADSCAIMEGEGEEMEDEVVYSNKPSLLGKLKAIATKGNEDTSESVQLKSSKAERWVWG, encoded by the exons ATGGATCAGACATCAGATAAGAAATGGATCAGAAAGACCGCTAATGGAGagtggggaacacacaca GTAAACCTCAAATCAGGTGCCAATGTCCTCTACTGGAGAACCACGGGCATCATGGTGGGTGCCAAGGTGGTGAAGCCTGTTTTGCTGAAGAATATTCAGATTGAGG GAGTGGCCTACACGTCCGAGTGTTTCCCGTGTAAGCCAGGCACGTTCAGTCACGAGCCCGGTTCGTCCTCCTGCGAGCCCTGCCCCAGAGACACCTACTCGGGCCGGGGGGCCAGCTCCTGCACGTCCTGCAACCAGGACTCACACTACTCCT CGGAGGGCTCAGCATTTTGTAAGGCCAAGCCTCCCTGCTCACAGAAGGACTACTTTCAGATCCACACCCCATGTGACAGCGAGGGCAAG ACTCAAATCATCTACAAGTGGATCGAGCCCAAGATCTGCCTGGATGATATGAAGGGTGCGGTGACACTGCCCCCTTCAGGCGAACGCAAGCCCTGCCCGCCCTGCAACCCTGGTTTCTATAACAACGACACAGCCACCTGCTCACCCTGTCCCCAGGGAACGTATTCTGAAGGGAGCAAAG AGTGTCAGTCGTGTCCAGCTGGCACCGAGCCGGTCCTGGGTTACGAGTACAAGTGGTGGAATGTGCTGCCTGCCAACATGAAGACCTCCTGCTTCAACGTGGGCAACAACAAGTGTGACGGCATGAACG gcTGGGAGGTAGCAGGGGACCACATTCGCAGTGGAACGGGTGGCTCTGATAATGACTACCTCATTCTCAACCTGCGTGTCCCTGGCTTCAA GCTCCCGACATCAGCCATCGGCAGCACGGGCAACGAGTTCGGCCGGATCACCTTCGTCTTTGAGACCATCTGTTCGGCAGACTGTGAGCTCTACTTCATGATg GATGTAAACAGGAAAAGCACTAACGTGGTGGAATCCTGGGAAGGCAGCAAGGACAAgcagtcctacacacacatcatgaacATGAATGCCTCCGTGTCCTACACCTGGGCTTTCCAAAGAACCAATCAGGCTAcagat gcACGGCAGTACGTCAATGACATTGTAAAGATCTACTCCATCACGGTGACCAACGCGCTGGACGGCGTCTCGTCCTCGTGCCGCGCCTGTGCGCTGGTGTCCCAGCACTCGGGCTCCTCCTGCGTGCCCTGCCCTGCCGGCTACTACATCGACAAGGACACCAACCGCTGCCAGGAGTGTCCGCCAAACACCTACCTCAGCGGTCATCAGATCTACGGCCGAGAGGCCTGTCTGCCCTGTGGCCCGGGCAGCAAGAGCAATAAG GAGCATAGTGTGTGCTACAGTGACTGCTCGTTCTCCCACATGGAGCAGAATAAGACGTTTGTGTATGACTTCAGTGCTCTGAACACAGTGGGCTCCATTATGAATGGGCCCAGCTTCACCTCCAAAGGAACAAAGTACTTTCACCAGTTCAACATTAGCCTTTGTGGAGCTGAG GGCCAGAGGGCTGCTGTCTGCACGGATAATGTCACCGATCTGTCCAATAAAGAATCACAGAGTGGGGAGGCCACTGAACTGGCCAGTGCAGTTGAGTCGTTCATCTGTCAATCAACCATAATCCCAGCAGATGGGCGGGGCTTCAGGACAGCACTCTCGTCCCAGTCCATCAGCCTTGCCGACATCTTTTTAG GAGCTTCCGTGGAGAGCACACTTGATGGTGTCACTGTCAGGGCAGATTTGTTTCCGGAGACCTCAAAGAAAGTTCCAGATGTCAACTTCTTTTACCG TTCCCCCCAGTCCACTGCCTCCTGTGACAATGGGAGACATGCAGTGGTGACCCTGCGCTGTAACCCTGTGAAATCTGCCCGAGGAGAGTTATCTGTACccag TCAGTGCCCGGCCGGGACCTGTGACGGTTGCACCTTCAACTTCCTGTGGGAGAGTGCCAGTGCCTGCCCACGCTGCACTGAGGCGGATTACCATGAGATTGAGGGGGCATGCAAGGGTGGCGTCCAG GACACGCACTACGTGTGGAATGAGCCCAGGTTGTGCACGGGGGGTGTGCTGCTGCCGGAGAAGAAGACCTGGCCCTGCGAGGCCATCGACTTCTGGCTGAAAGTGGGCGCTGGGGTGGGGGCCTTCTGCGCCGTGCTACTCATCTCCCTCACCTGCTACTTCTGGAAGAAGAACAAGAG GTTGGAATATAAGTACTCACGGTTGGTGATGTCGGCCAATAAGGAGTGTGAGCTGCCAGCTGCGGACAGCTGTGCAATCATGGAAGGCGagggggaggagatggaggacgAGGTGGTGTACTCCAACAAGCCCTCCCTCCTGGGCAAGCTCAAGGCCATCGCCACGAAG GGTAACGAAGACACCAGCGAATCGGTCCAGCTCAAGTCTTCGAAGGCAGAGCGATGGGTGTGGGgataa